The Kosakonia sacchari SP1 genome includes a window with the following:
- a CDS encoding response regulator transcription factor: MTRLLIIEDNPELVANLYDFFEPLGYVLDDARDGATGLRMATQNDYDAILLDLMLPRLDGMTLCSKLRREYQNPVPVLMLTARDPVDDRVQGFALGADDYLVKPFSLKELDARIQALVRRAQGRQVQGTLSWEDLLVDTRAPQAWRQGQTINLTPTTHKLLLSLMRAAPGVVKKQEMEYLLWGDEPPESGALRTHIHDLRQRVDKNFTSALIETVHGIGLRLHKPGEACAE, translated from the coding sequence ACTCGCCTGCTCATTATCGAAGATAACCCTGAGTTGGTGGCCAACCTGTACGACTTCTTTGAGCCGCTGGGCTACGTGCTGGATGATGCGCGTGATGGTGCCACCGGCCTGCGTATGGCCACGCAGAATGACTACGATGCCATCCTGTTGGATCTGATGCTGCCGCGCCTGGATGGCATGACGCTGTGCAGTAAACTTCGCCGCGAATATCAAAACCCGGTGCCGGTACTGATGCTGACCGCGCGCGACCCGGTCGATGACCGCGTGCAGGGTTTTGCGCTGGGCGCGGACGATTACCTGGTAAAACCCTTTTCACTCAAAGAGCTGGACGCACGTATCCAGGCGCTGGTGCGCCGTGCCCAGGGGCGGCAGGTGCAAGGCACGCTAAGCTGGGAAGATCTGCTGGTGGATACCCGTGCGCCGCAGGCATGGCGGCAAGGCCAGACCATCAATTTGACGCCCACCACCCATAAATTGTTGCTGAGTCTGATGCGCGCCGCACCCGGCGTCGTCAAAAAGCAGGAGATGGAGTACCTGCTGTGGGGCGACGAACCGCCGGAAAGCGGCGCATTGCGCACACATATTCATGATCTGCGCCAGCGAGTTGACAAAAACTTCACATCTGCACTGATAGAAACGGTACATGGCATCGGTTTACGTCTGCACAAGCCCGGGGAGGCTTGCGCAGAATAA
- a CDS encoding LutC/YkgG family protein, with protein MENRDAFMQKIAGRLGREPRQSPQPLEFTGHAPLISRYVGQIQQHPCDSFIEYATTVMQAHCEVAPLAKIPQLAERICNQYGGGPLLISGDARLANVGITAHLQNAFPAHCWDAAGGEENLRRAAQASIGVVYAEYGLCETGGVVLFSSPLQGRAISLLPTTTVFVIYKSRLLYGVTQLAHVLRQRVQEGETLPSCINLIAGPSSTADIELIKVVGVHGPLNAVYLIIEDC; from the coding sequence ATGGAAAACCGCGATGCGTTTATGCAAAAAATTGCCGGACGGCTTGGTCGCGAACCGCGTCAATCACCACAACCGTTGGAGTTCACCGGACACGCGCCGCTGATCAGCCGCTATGTCGGGCAGATCCAGCAGCACCCCTGCGACAGTTTTATCGAATACGCGACAACGGTTATGCAGGCTCACTGCGAAGTGGCTCCGCTGGCAAAAATTCCCCAGCTTGCCGAACGGATCTGTAACCAGTACGGCGGCGGTCCGCTGCTGATTAGCGGCGACGCCCGGCTGGCAAATGTCGGCATTACCGCGCATTTGCAGAACGCGTTTCCAGCACATTGCTGGGACGCAGCGGGTGGAGAAGAGAACCTGCGGCGCGCCGCACAAGCCAGTATTGGCGTGGTCTACGCCGAATATGGTCTGTGCGAAACCGGCGGTGTGGTGCTCTTTTCCTCCCCGCTACAGGGGCGCGCTATCAGCCTGCTGCCCACCACCACCGTGTTCGTTATCTATAAGAGCAGATTACTGTACGGCGTCACGCAACTGGCACACGTCTTGCGCCAGCGGGTACAGGAAGGCGAAACGCTTCCCTCGTGTATCAATCTTATCGCCGGGCCAAGTTCGACGGCCGATATTGAGCTGATTAAAGTCGTCGGCGTCCACGGGCCGCTGAATGCCGTCTACTTAATTATTGAAGATTGCTGA
- a CDS encoding (Fe-S)-binding protein, with protein sequence MNVNFFVTCIGDALKSRMARNSVLLLEQLGCHVQFPEKQGCCGQPAINSGYIRDAVPGMKAQIAALEINDYPIISPAGSCMNAIRHYPDWLVDEPEWAMRAAKVASRMVDLTSFIVNQLGVTDVGARLPGRAVYHPSCSLFRKLGVRDEPLILLREVRELEIVPFNAQETCCGFGGTFSVKMAEISGEMVKEKVAHIMQARPDYLIGADASCLLNIGGRLQREGQNVRVLHIADVLMSR encoded by the coding sequence ATGAACGTAAATTTCTTTGTTACCTGCATTGGGGACGCACTTAAATCGCGCATGGCGCGAAACAGTGTCCTGCTACTCGAACAGTTAGGCTGCCATGTTCAGTTTCCTGAAAAACAGGGCTGCTGCGGTCAACCGGCAATTAATAGCGGCTACATTCGTGACGCCGTGCCGGGCATGAAAGCGCAGATTGCAGCGCTGGAAATCAACGACTACCCGATTATCTCGCCTGCCGGTTCTTGCATGAACGCGATCCGCCACTACCCGGACTGGCTAGTCGATGAACCTGAGTGGGCGATGCGCGCCGCGAAGGTTGCCAGCCGCATGGTTGATCTCACCTCCTTTATCGTAAACCAGCTTGGCGTAACCGACGTCGGCGCACGCCTGCCAGGACGGGCGGTCTATCACCCCTCGTGCAGCCTGTTTCGCAAGCTCGGTGTGCGTGATGAGCCACTCATACTGCTGCGCGAGGTGCGTGAGCTGGAAATTGTGCCGTTTAACGCTCAGGAAACCTGCTGCGGATTTGGCGGCACTTTTTCGGTCAAAATGGCCGAAATTTCCGGCGAAATGGTGAAAGAAAAAGTCGCGCATATCATGCAAGCCAGGCCGGATTACCTGATCGGCGCGGATGCCAGTTGCCTGCTGAATATTGGCGGGCGTTTACAGCGTGAAGGACAGAACGTGCGTGTGTTGCATATCGCTGATGTGCTGATGAGCCGCTAA
- a CDS encoding helix-turn-helix domain-containing protein, translating into MCSKLVLPPRQPISGQPAPVLVTLPRPVYFRSYPLRGDTGVDMHEHPFAEFLYAREGSMRVEIEGKTLVVPVLYGVWIPARVPHRLLAGSDVLLESLYVEADFATIPFSGSKVVVVSDFVREYIHYATQNVPEKYDAAGDDAQLVQVLISLLRGLPDAGLSVSWPVSPLLTKVCSQIQKTPGDAHSIEQWASCSGMSVRTFSRRFKKETGVAFSEWKKRVRLLESVVMLKNKRSVTQVALELGYSSPASFTFAFRAMFGVPPTRY; encoded by the coding sequence ATGTGCTCTAAGCTTGTGTTGCCGCCTCGTCAGCCCATTAGCGGCCAGCCCGCGCCGGTGCTGGTGACCTTGCCGCGCCCGGTGTACTTTCGCAGTTACCCTTTACGCGGCGATACGGGCGTGGACATGCACGAGCATCCGTTCGCGGAATTTCTCTATGCGCGCGAAGGAAGTATGCGGGTGGAAATTGAAGGCAAGACGCTGGTGGTGCCTGTACTTTATGGGGTCTGGATCCCGGCGCGTGTGCCGCACCGTCTTCTTGCCGGCAGCGACGTATTGCTGGAAAGCCTGTATGTGGAGGCCGATTTCGCCACTATCCCCTTTAGCGGCAGTAAGGTGGTGGTGGTGAGTGATTTTGTGCGTGAGTATATTCACTACGCCACGCAAAACGTGCCGGAAAAGTATGATGCAGCAGGCGATGACGCGCAGTTAGTGCAGGTGCTGATTTCCCTGCTCAGAGGCTTACCCGACGCCGGGTTATCGGTCTCCTGGCCGGTATCACCGTTGCTGACGAAAGTTTGCAGCCAGATCCAGAAAACGCCCGGCGACGCGCATAGCATCGAACAGTGGGCCTCCTGTAGCGGTATGTCGGTGCGCACGTTTTCACGCCGTTTTAAAAAGGAGACCGGCGTGGCGTTCAGCGAATGGAAAAAACGGGTGCGTTTGCTGGAATCCGTGGTGATGTTAAAAAACAAACGCAGCGTGACGCAGGTGGCGCTGGAGCTTGGCTATTCAAGCCCGGCCTCGTTTACCTTTGCGTTTCGCGCCATGTTCGGCGTGCCGCCAACGCGCTATTAA
- a CDS encoding LutB/LldF family L-lactate oxidation iron-sulfur protein — translation MSLKTSNVPFYDRVQQQIDDPVMRHAVANAQDRIGINRQKMVDELENWPDWRSRAAEIRAHVLDNLDAYLYQLSEKVSANGGHVFFADTREDATRYILQIAQEKQARKVVKSKSMVTEEIGMNAALEAAGIEVVETDLGEYILQLAKDAPSHVVVPAIHKDRHQIQQVLREKLGYDGPETPEAMTRFIRQKIREDFLSADIGITGCNFAVAETGTLSLVSNEGNARLCTTVPKTHIAVMGMERVVPTFAELDIILTMLARSAVGARLTGYNTWLTGAQGSMESDGPESFHLVIVDNGRSQVLGSPFQDILRCIRCGACMNTCPAYRHIGGHGYGSIYPGPVGAVLTPLLGGYDDFKNLPYACSLCTACDDVCPVRIPLSSLILEHRRTLAESGRTPAMERHTVHLFNYANRHPRLWKVGMVAGARAAQLMIRNGKMPFTISAIGKWTEARDLPAADGESFRSWFNKRQKQHKNGEQA, via the coding sequence ATGTCGCTAAAAACCAGCAATGTTCCTTTTTATGACCGGGTACAGCAGCAAATTGACGATCCGGTAATGCGCCACGCTGTGGCCAACGCGCAGGATCGAATCGGTATCAACCGGCAGAAAATGGTCGATGAACTGGAAAACTGGCCCGACTGGCGCTCGCGCGCCGCTGAAATTCGCGCCCATGTTCTCGACAATCTGGATGCGTATCTCTACCAGTTAAGCGAAAAGGTCAGCGCCAACGGCGGTCACGTCTTTTTTGCTGATACGCGAGAAGATGCCACCCGCTATATTTTGCAGATTGCCCAGGAAAAACAGGCACGCAAAGTCGTTAAATCGAAGTCGATGGTGACCGAAGAGATCGGCATGAACGCCGCGCTTGAAGCGGCTGGCATTGAGGTCGTGGAAACGGATCTGGGCGAGTATATTCTGCAACTCGCCAAAGATGCCCCTTCGCACGTGGTAGTCCCGGCCATTCATAAAGATCGCCATCAAATTCAGCAAGTGTTGCGCGAAAAGCTGGGTTATGACGGCCCCGAAACGCCGGAAGCGATGACGCGTTTTATTCGCCAGAAGATCCGCGAGGATTTCCTCAGCGCCGATATCGGCATCACCGGGTGCAACTTTGCGGTCGCGGAAACCGGCACGCTCAGCCTGGTGAGCAATGAAGGCAATGCCCGGCTCTGTACCACCGTGCCAAAAACGCATATTGCCGTGATGGGCATGGAGCGCGTGGTGCCGACCTTCGCTGAGCTGGATATTATCCTGACGATGCTGGCGCGCAGCGCGGTTGGCGCCCGTCTGACGGGATATAACACCTGGCTTACCGGCGCGCAAGGCAGCATGGAGAGCGACGGACCGGAATCGTTCCATCTGGTTATTGTCGACAATGGTCGCTCGCAGGTGCTGGGTTCGCCTTTCCAGGACATCCTGCGCTGCATCCGCTGCGGGGCCTGCATGAATACCTGCCCCGCTTACCGTCATATTGGCGGACACGGTTACGGCTCGATTTATCCCGGCCCGGTTGGCGCGGTGCTCACGCCGTTGCTCGGCGGTTATGATGATTTCAAAAACCTGCCCTATGCCTGCTCGTTATGCACCGCCTGCGATGATGTCTGCCCGGTGCGCATTCCGCTGTCGTCACTGATCCTTGAACACCGCCGCACGCTGGCGGAAAGCGGAAGAACGCCGGCGATGGAAAGGCACACCGTTCATCTGTTCAATTACGCCAACCGCCATCCACGGCTGTGGAAGGTAGGCATGGTCGCTGGCGCGCGCGCCGCCCAATTGATGATCCGCAACGGCAAGATGCCCTTTACCATCTCAGCCATCGGCAAGTGGACGGAGGCCCGCGATCTGCCCGCTGCCGATGGCGAGAGTTTCCGCAGTTGGTTTAATAAACGCCAAAAACAGCATAAAAACGGGGAGCAAGCCTGA
- a CDS encoding helix-turn-helix transcriptional regulator: MRKKSSLYLMSLTIQDILQWIESNIAEPLPLGVLAKKSGYSAWHFQRGFKQIAGMSPGVYIRYRRMVIAKALLSETHRSITDIALHLGYQQQSTFCRAFREQYQLTPRQYRLHAQEQATQE; encoded by the coding sequence ATGAGAAAAAAGTCCTCGTTATATCTGATGAGCTTAACCATCCAGGATATTCTCCAGTGGATCGAGAGCAATATTGCCGAACCGTTACCGCTTGGCGTGTTAGCGAAAAAATCCGGTTATTCTGCCTGGCATTTCCAGCGCGGTTTTAAACAAATCGCCGGCATGTCGCCTGGTGTTTACATCCGCTATCGGCGAATGGTGATTGCGAAAGCGTTGCTGAGCGAAACGCATCGCTCTATTACGGATATTGCCCTGCATCTGGGTTATCAGCAGCAATCGACATTCTGCCGCGCGTTTCGCGAACAGTATCAATTAACGCCAAGACAGTATCGCCTGCATGCTCAGGAGCAGGCGACGCAGGAGTAA
- the cfa gene encoding cyclopropane fatty acyl phospholipid synthase, with protein sequence MANECTVEVISKPGHWLRIVQDLLSQAGIRINGPEPWDIRVHDTRFFRRVLQQGSLGLGESYMEGWWDCKQLDAFFDKLLRARLDEQRPARFADLMRIAAARIVNAQSRRRAWQVGEVHYDLGNDLFSRMLDPHMQYSCGYWKNADELCAAQENKLALICEKLQLKPGMTLLDIGCGWGGLAQYAARHYGVSVEGITISAEQKAYAESHSEGLDIRILLQDYRDLDKRYDRIVSVGMFEHVGPKNYATYFNAVDRCLKPDGLFLLHSIGSNKTLHNVDPWINKYIFPNGCLPSLKQITEASEPYFVIEDVHNFGADYDKTLMAWHRRFNQAWPQIAGNYSTQFHRMFNYYLTACAGAFRARNIQLWQIVLSRGVTGGLHVAR encoded by the coding sequence ATGGCTAACGAATGTACCGTCGAGGTGATCAGTAAACCCGGCCACTGGCTGCGGATCGTCCAGGACCTGCTGTCTCAGGCAGGCATCAGGATTAATGGCCCCGAACCCTGGGATATCCGCGTGCATGACACGCGTTTTTTCAGGCGCGTGTTGCAGCAGGGTTCACTCGGGCTCGGTGAAAGTTATATGGAGGGCTGGTGGGATTGCAAACAGCTCGATGCGTTTTTTGACAAACTATTACGTGCCAGGCTTGATGAGCAGCGCCCGGCGCGTTTCGCCGATCTGATGCGCATCGCCGCGGCGCGCATCGTCAACGCGCAGTCCCGTCGCCGCGCATGGCAAGTGGGCGAAGTGCATTATGATCTCGGTAACGATCTGTTTAGCCGCATGCTCGATCCGCATATGCAGTACTCGTGCGGTTACTGGAAAAACGCCGATGAACTCTGTGCGGCGCAGGAAAATAAGCTCGCGCTGATCTGTGAAAAACTGCAACTTAAACCGGGCATGACGCTGCTGGATATTGGCTGCGGCTGGGGCGGTTTAGCACAATACGCAGCGCGCCATTATGGTGTCAGCGTGGAAGGCATCACCATTTCGGCAGAGCAAAAAGCCTACGCCGAAAGCCACAGCGAGGGGCTGGATATTCGCATCCTGTTGCAGGATTACCGCGATCTGGATAAACGCTATGACCGCATCGTCTCCGTCGGCATGTTCGAACATGTCGGTCCGAAAAACTATGCGACCTACTTTAACGCCGTCGATCGCTGCCTGAAGCCGGATGGTCTGTTTTTGCTGCACTCCATCGGGTCGAATAAAACCCTGCATAATGTCGATCCCTGGATAAACAAATATATTTTCCCTAATGGCTGCCTGCCCTCTTTAAAACAGATTACTGAAGCCAGCGAACCCTATTTTGTTATCGAAGATGTGCATAATTTCGGCGCCGATTACGATAAAACATTAATGGCCTGGCATCGCCGTTTTAATCAGGCCTGGCCGCAAATAGCAGGCAATTACTCCACGCAATTTCACCGCATGTTTAATTATTACCTCACCGCCTGCGCGGGCGCATTTCGCGCCAGAAATATCCAGCTCTGGCAAATCGTATTAAGCCGCGGCGTCACCGGCGGGCTGCACGTGGCGCGCTAA
- a CDS encoding diacylglycerol kinase has translation MQSSDPCATGKYSHGKTGIARIVSTLIYSRDGFLTAVHGEAAFRQLLVLHSVLMITALVVNVSGVERALLLAVCFISLLVELLNSAIEAVVDRISLERHPLSKNAKDMGSTAQTTALLMVAVVWGVILLA, from the coding sequence ATGCAATCGTCAGACCCCTGCGCAACAGGTAAATATTCCCATGGCAAAACCGGCATCGCGCGGATCGTCAGTACGCTTATCTATTCGCGCGACGGTTTTCTTACCGCCGTGCATGGTGAGGCGGCGTTCCGCCAGTTGCTTGTTTTACATAGCGTATTGATGATTACCGCTTTGGTTGTCAACGTCAGCGGGGTTGAGCGCGCGCTGCTGCTGGCCGTGTGCTTTATCAGCCTGTTAGTGGAGCTGCTAAATTCTGCTATCGAAGCGGTAGTCGATCGCATTTCACTGGAACGCCACCCGCTGTCTAAAAACGCCAAAGATATGGGCAGTACCGCCCAAACGACGGCGCTGCTGATGGTCGCCGTTGTCTGGGGAGTGATTTTGCTGGCATAG
- a CDS encoding MFS transporter: MPLRSLQALCLVNFFMADVRDGLGPFLGIFLTEHHWQADNIGWMMTAGGLAGLVATMPSGLVADATRHKRGILVACCLLITAATLLLWAFPTFFVVGFSQLVTGIAAAFIAPLLMGITLGLTGSPGFNHQMGRNEAFNHGGNMSAAMLAGILVWYFGTDAVFILMTGMAICATFAVFAIRNNDIDNRAARGLGHNEDPAIVPRLSAIITHPALIATGVTLMLFHLANAALLPMLSMRVASAPGGEMSAGVYAAATVIISQLVMIPAALFAAARAGKYGYPWLITAALLVLPLRAALACVSAGPFFMIPVQILDGVAAGLLGVAVPGYIVKLLEGSGHTNAGQSFIMLLQGTGAAFSPAMTGTIAAKYSYSVAFAVLGAIALLALVIWWLRRLFSGVRTARQCD, from the coding sequence ATGCCGTTACGATCGCTGCAGGCACTCTGTTTAGTGAACTTTTTCATGGCGGATGTCAGGGACGGCCTTGGCCCTTTTTTGGGGATCTTTCTCACTGAACATCACTGGCAAGCCGACAACATTGGCTGGATGATGACAGCCGGTGGTCTCGCGGGGCTGGTGGCGACCATGCCTTCCGGGCTGGTCGCTGACGCCACGCGCCATAAACGCGGCATTCTCGTCGCCTGCTGTTTGCTGATCACTGCCGCCACGCTGTTGCTCTGGGCGTTTCCGACTTTTTTTGTCGTTGGTTTTTCACAACTTGTCACTGGCATAGCCGCCGCGTTTATTGCGCCGCTGTTAATGGGCATTACGCTTGGCTTAACCGGCTCGCCAGGGTTTAACCATCAGATGGGCAGGAACGAGGCGTTTAATCACGGCGGAAATATGAGCGCCGCGATGCTGGCCGGCATACTGGTGTGGTACTTCGGTACTGATGCCGTTTTTATTCTGATGACCGGTATGGCAATATGCGCAACGTTCGCGGTATTTGCTATCCGCAATAACGATATTGATAACCGCGCCGCACGGGGTCTCGGTCACAATGAAGATCCGGCAATCGTCCCCCGACTTTCCGCGATTATCACTCACCCCGCCCTCATCGCGACCGGCGTGACGCTGATGCTGTTTCATCTGGCTAACGCGGCGCTGCTGCCGATGCTCAGCATGCGTGTGGCCTCCGCGCCAGGCGGGGAAATGAGCGCCGGTGTGTATGCGGCGGCGACCGTCATTATTTCGCAACTGGTGATGATTCCCGCCGCCTTATTCGCCGCCGCCAGGGCGGGAAAATATGGTTACCCGTGGCTGATTACGGCAGCGTTACTGGTTTTGCCGCTGCGCGCGGCACTGGCCTGCGTCTCGGCCGGGCCGTTTTTTATGATCCCGGTTCAGATACTGGATGGCGTGGCCGCAGGGCTACTGGGCGTGGCGGTACCCGGTTATATCGTTAAATTGCTGGAAGGCAGCGGGCACACCAACGCCGGGCAGAGCTTTATCATGCTATTGCAGGGCACCGGAGCCGCATTCAGCCCGGCGATGACGGGAACAATAGCGGCGAAATACTCCTACAGCGTGGCGTTTGCCGTGCTGGGCGCAATAGCCCTGCTGGCGCTGGTTATCTGGTGGCTACGCCGTCTTTTTTCCGGCGTTCGCACAGCGCGACAGTGTGATTGA
- a CDS encoding sensor histidine kinase, producing the protein MKSLYQQMTLNTRITVSFVLLMVAVMAFVVVAEQLDYDELRAWAMAESLRDEAPRLEEAIASGSLPVMPQGSQLYNAQTAPDKLRQYTPGYHRLKAPDEQHLLVFMLHHQRYYLLQDGNRYAWLEWMIDGFAPMIILLCVLCAFWIGRLTSARVTVPITRLANAVERNQKPLPFQDASDEIGVLARAFAQHSDELERFLQRERCFVGDASHELRTPLAIIGGAAETIMHQLPANSHLVPGAERIVRTTQEMQRQLTCLLLLSRDPQTLPRSEVALRPLLEECIARCQPWLAKKPVALILDAAEQTHIQTNAELARSVFWNLLRNACQYTAAGEIRLALHGATLTISDTGPGLPSSIDPRHFQRFQSGTQQNGEGLGLSIVQRIVEHLGWRMTVESSDQGCRFTLDMQHMR; encoded by the coding sequence ATGAAATCCCTTTACCAGCAGATGACGCTCAATACGCGCATTACTGTTTCATTTGTGCTGCTGATGGTCGCGGTGATGGCATTTGTGGTCGTGGCCGAGCAACTCGACTACGACGAACTCCGCGCCTGGGCGATGGCGGAAAGCCTGCGCGACGAAGCCCCCCGACTGGAAGAGGCGATTGCCAGCGGCAGTCTTCCGGTCATGCCGCAAGGCAGCCAGCTTTATAACGCCCAGACCGCGCCCGATAAGCTGCGCCAGTACACGCCAGGCTACCACCGGCTGAAAGCACCCGACGAACAGCACTTGCTGGTATTCATGCTGCATCACCAGCGCTACTACCTGCTACAGGATGGCAATCGTTATGCCTGGCTGGAGTGGATGATTGACGGTTTCGCGCCGATGATCATCCTGTTGTGCGTGTTGTGCGCCTTCTGGATTGGTCGGTTAACGTCGGCGCGCGTTACCGTTCCCATTACACGGCTGGCCAACGCCGTCGAGCGCAATCAAAAGCCGTTACCTTTTCAGGACGCGAGCGATGAGATCGGCGTGCTGGCGCGCGCGTTTGCCCAACACAGCGATGAACTGGAGCGGTTTCTCCAGCGTGAACGCTGCTTTGTCGGCGATGCCAGTCATGAATTGCGCACCCCGCTGGCGATCATTGGCGGTGCGGCGGAAACCATCATGCATCAGTTACCGGCTAACAGTCATCTGGTGCCAGGCGCGGAGCGGATCGTGCGTACCACCCAGGAAATGCAGCGCCAGTTGACGTGCCTGCTGCTGCTTTCACGCGATCCGCAAACCCTGCCCCGCAGCGAGGTCGCGCTTCGTCCTTTGCTCGAAGAGTGCATCGCGCGCTGCCAGCCCTGGCTGGCAAAAAAGCCCGTCGCGCTGATACTGGACGCCGCGGAGCAGACCCACATACAGACCAATGCCGAGCTGGCGCGCAGCGTTTTCTGGAACCTGCTGCGCAATGCCTGCCAGTACACCGCAGCGGGAGAGATCCGCCTGGCGCTGCATGGCGCAACCCTGACCATTTCGGACACCGGCCCTGGCCTGCCGTCGAGTATCGATCCGCGCCATTTTCAGCGCTTTCAGTCCGGCACGCAGCAAAATGGCGAGGGGCTTGGTTTATCGATTGTGCAACGCATTGTGGAGCATCTTGGCTGGCGCATGACGGTCGAAAGTTCAGATCAAGGCTGCCGCTTTACGCTGGATATGCAGCACATGCGCTAA